One Lytechinus variegatus isolate NC3 chromosome 14, Lvar_3.0, whole genome shotgun sequence genomic region harbors:
- the LOC121428195 gene encoding uncharacterized protein LOC121428195 isoform X2: MASTEVQMSEAEKQHLGMVEVRLDSQQALMHTSPGDQALNGYTQGHGVQSGAPPSYAQSTNHIPIQPPQPQTAPRSTKAFSGAPRPDIPDYSRLALMVTFCCCLPFGLIAYFMNSRAQDKQLFGDDDGARSSSRCALGFAIAGILCGCILSALIGIYYFVLIGV, encoded by the exons ATGGCAT CCACAGAGGTTCAAATGTCTGAAGCAGAGAAGCAGCATCTTGGCATGGTGGAGGTGAGGTTAGATTCACAACAAGCGTTGATGCACACGTCACCAGGAGATCAAGCATTAAATGGATACACACAAGGACATGGGGTACAGAGCGGAGCTCCGCCTTCGTACGCACAATCGACCAATCATATCCCGATCCAGCCCCCACAACCACAG ACTGCACCTCGGTCAACCAAGGCGTTTTCGGGAGCTCCCAGACCGGACATTCCTGACTATTCCCGCCTCGCTCTGATGGTCACATTCTGTTGTTGTCTCccgtttggtctaattgcctATTTCATGAATTCAAGA GCACAGGACAAGCAACTGTTTGGAGATGACGATGGTGCTCGTTCTTCGTCTCGCTGTGCCCTAGGCTTCGCCATAGCTGGGATACTCTGTGGATGCATCTTATCCGCGTTGATtggaatatattattttgtactcATTGGGGTATAA
- the LOC121428195 gene encoding uncharacterized protein LOC121428195 isoform X1, translated as MASTEVQMSEAEKQHLGMVEVRLDSQQALMHTSPGDQALNGYTQGHGVQSGAPPSYAQSTNHIPIQPPQPQVTVVHTAPRSTKAFSGAPRPDIPDYSRLALMVTFCCCLPFGLIAYFMNSRAQDKQLFGDDDGARSSSRCALGFAIAGILCGCILSALIGIYYFVLIGV; from the exons ATGGCAT CCACAGAGGTTCAAATGTCTGAAGCAGAGAAGCAGCATCTTGGCATGGTGGAGGTGAGGTTAGATTCACAACAAGCGTTGATGCACACGTCACCAGGAGATCAAGCATTAAATGGATACACACAAGGACATGGGGTACAGAGCGGAGCTCCGCCTTCGTACGCACAATCGACCAATCATATCCCGATCCAGCCCCCACAACCACAGGTGACAGTTGTACAC ACTGCACCTCGGTCAACCAAGGCGTTTTCGGGAGCTCCCAGACCGGACATTCCTGACTATTCCCGCCTCGCTCTGATGGTCACATTCTGTTGTTGTCTCccgtttggtctaattgcctATTTCATGAATTCAAGA GCACAGGACAAGCAACTGTTTGGAGATGACGATGGTGCTCGTTCTTCGTCTCGCTGTGCCCTAGGCTTCGCCATAGCTGGGATACTCTGTGGATGCATCTTATCCGCGTTGATtggaatatattattttgtactcATTGGGGTATAA